Below is a genomic region from Castanea sativa cultivar Marrone di Chiusa Pesio chromosome 2, ASM4071231v1.
AGCTTGTTCTGCTAAACATAAAGCCCCACGAGGTTCAGCATTTGTGACAAAGATGCAGGAAGTTCACCATTGAGCTCATTAGAGCTCAAATCTAAGTGGGTCAGCTCTTTTAAATTCCCAAAACTTAATGGAACCAAACTAGATAGCTTATTACCAGTAAAATTCAGCTTCACCAAACTACTCAACTGGCCTGTGAGCTGGGATTGTGCCTGTGAGCTGGGAATAATCGGTTAGAGGGCTCTCTCCCTAAGGAGATTGGCAATGCAGCTTCTTTGCAAAGGCTTGTTCTCAATAACAATCTCTTGGGAGGCACTATACCAAAGGAGATTAGAAATCTCACAAATCTTTTATCTCACACAACCACAACACTGctcatattataaaattatttttcataaactaCATAATAAAAAGACTTAAAGGTAATAGGAACATGAATTTCACAGGAAATTCAGCTCCACAGGTAAAATTAGAGACACAATCTACTGTTTAAAATGGTTTGAACACATGATATTAAGCAGTggtccatatatatatttttttaaaatgataacaTCAGTCCTCTGCACAAGATCAGTGGGGAAATCTAACATataatttgatgaataaaaaatgcataTCAACAATCTCCATCAGGTGGAATCAATTATTCACTAATCTccattttcctcatttgttttattaatacatgtaaagataaaattaaaacataatcacttgcaaaaatgCATATTAACAAGTATATCCTAGTCTTAGAAACCAAATGATGTCTAACCATCCACTTGGCCATCATTGGCTAAAGAAAGATAAACCTTAATTCCTCAACCAgatagagagacagagagattgCCACTTTTTTAATAATCTTAATGGTTAAGGTAAGGAGTCATATCTTAGGGCAGCAAATGACATCCCAGgctattttttcccctttcacTAGGCCATATGAACCCTTCCATAGAAAACTAGCAAGTTTCTTTCTATAGCCTTTAGTCTTCTTAGGCCGGATAAACAGATTGGACCAAAAGGCTTGGATTCTAGCATGTGATCTTTTCCAACAGGAACAAACAATCTTGGTATCTCAATTTACCAGAAATGAGATGAACACCCAAATACCTCACAGAAAATCTCTTTCAACCTGTTCAGTACTCCCCCAAAGAAAATCTCACTCTTAAAAGGATTAGCACAAAGGCCAGAAAATCTTCTAAACTCCTCAATACGTAGCTCAATAACTTTGATAGAGTTCACCTTAGTTGCACTAAGTATTAGAAGGTCATTTGGATGGAATTTAAAGTGCTCAGCCTGGACTTTAAAGTCCAGGATTGGGTGAACTCTAACCTGAAACTCTTAATATCTAACCTGAAACTCTTAATATCCAACCTCTGTTGTGCTGTTCTGCTTGTCACTTTGTTGTTCTTCTGAGTTCACAGTTTACTGGCTGCATCTGCATGTTTGTACCTGTTTCTTAGTTTAGGCAGAACAGATACATAAATGTGGAGTTACATTTCCATATTCAGTCAGAAGGgtttaaagaaaaaggaatttcttaacACCTCTCCTCTCCTTGTCCCGCCACATATATATCTCTTAAATATTTAAATCAATGACTCATTTGTCTTCTTGTCAACCAAAATTATCTTCTATTGTCAATGACCTTCTAGATTCAGAAAATCTCCTCTCATTGGATCAGAAAAATTATGGAAGTGTTACATTTTGTCTCCTTACAAGTGACAATATTTATACATGCTAGTTTTAGTCGACACATTGCCTAATCACACTCTTCTTGGGCAGTCTATATTGCCATTCTGCACCAATGTACGACTTGAAAGTATAATACGCTTAATATATCATTGTTTAAGCTGAGCATGAGCCCAAACATCAACCCACATCTGGAGATGCAAATGCAGAAGTCAAATTGAACATGTATAAACTATCAATGGCTATTTGTTTTACCTAAACATGAAAGGGTCCATTTGAATTTCATGTGTCATTATCATAAGAAATTATGaaacaagtaattttttttcaaatccaaGAAATTATTCATGTACCACGATGAGAACTTCCTACTTAAATAGATTCCTTTCCAAATAATGAATTTGCTCAGTAGATTCTATAAAAACAATTGATGGAACAGTTAAACTGCTGTAGGACTATCATCTAGGCTCTCTATTCATACAAAATACTAATGCTACACtgtgttttataataaaattttatcttgtaaacTGTTTAGATGGGGTGATTATATTTTTGTCCTATCCTGATGTGAATAGAGCTGTATATTGAAGCATAGGATTGGATTTGTAGGCAGTGCAACATTTTAGAGTTGTGAGTTTGATAGATTAGTCACATAGTAATGAATGGCTTCTTATTAATTTGAGAATTTCATTGATTAGTCAACCTCTCATTAGTTTAGCTTGATACTTTTAATATGTCCAGTCACATACGTGATAGATTGTTCAATATTGGGCACACGAATAAAGtattaacattattttgttCTAATTATGATTTGATATGTAAAGACTTACTATTATTGATCAGCTTGGTACTGGTGGGGTTGGATATGTTTGGCCAATATGTGATGGAAGTCATGAAGCCAATCCCTGTAGATGACTCTGCTGAGGCAAGGTAAACTACAGATGATGATCAGAAGTTATTAACTCAAGATCATCATATGCTGATTTGGTTAACTGAATTGGAGCTATGTTCATATGCTACCAAGTTTTGTTTTATATACACTTCATTCCTTTGACTTAAACTCAATAGCTGAGCATCACCAGAAGAGCCTTTGCATCAGTCCCCACAGCTTTAATTTATCAGGCTTTGTGTATGGTGATGTAGATGGCCAGTTAATCAACTTTCTCCTTTTTGATTAAAGGGTAACATTTTATTAACAGAGCAAATGAATTTAATGAAGGGTTCCAAAACAAACTAGAAACAAGCAGCAAAAGAAAGCTACAAccaaataataacaattaactGCTAAGCCGATTTAACCATGCTGTAGGACTCCCATTAATTAGCTAGCTATCAGCTAAACAACCAAAAGAACCCcctaagaaaaaggaaatttacTCAGATCAAAGAGAGGAAAGGGGATATATCATCTATTACACAGAATTCAATTGAGGAGAGAGCACTTCACTTCCTTGCAAACCATAGCTTACCATTATGAACACAAACATCCTTTGAGCCAAAACAAGGCACAGAACAGCTGCCAAAGCTAGTTTGCAGAGAGTAATCTTAGGTATAGAAAATCTAACTGCACggttttttaggaaaaatatggttattttatcaaaataatttactattaaaaaaccaaattgttcaaataaaatcttacaattCGGAATTTCCTAAATAAATGGTTGattttttgtagtttgatttgttttcttgcAAATATGATACTATTTTTAGAGTTActataataagaataataattcATTCGTTCATTATATTAAGAGTTTCAGGTCATTATATTAAGAGTTTCAGGTTAGAGTTCACCCAATCCTGGACTTTGCAATGCATAATTCTAGTGAAGACCTCCACTTTGTTTGCACATACAACACCAGTCTATGAATCAGCAtcagcaaaagaagaaaattagaAGATAAACACTAAGAATTGGTACCTAGGGGTCGCTTAGAATCAGCACCTAGCAAAAAAAACTTAGGCATTAGCACCTAAGGTGTTAGGAATTAGCACCCAATGGATTGGAAAATCTCCAATCTGAAACTCATTAATCAATATTCTCTtctcaaatacaaataaatcagGAGCTTTTATAGAGCTAGACCTTCTaggaaataaagagaaagatagTGACTAATGAAACTAATCCTAACTGAACTCAAATACTAATCCCTATCTAATATCAAATCTAATACTTATCCGAATAAAAGTCTACAAACTATCCAATTTCCTatgagataaataaaaaaaattaaatctgaaaatataaattttaaaataattttggttttgctcCTGCATCACGAGGTCACGAAGTCTCAATTTATTAGCAAGGATATTGGTAATACATTTGTATATAAAGTTGCAGCAAAATATAGGCCTAAATTCTCCCATCTTTGGTGGGTTTGGGACTTTTGGGCAAGATTTATGTTGGTAGGATTAACTTCACCAAGCAACTTGCCATTATTGAAAAAGCTCTTTACTGCACTAATAACATCCTCCTCAATATAGGCCAAGACTTTTtataaaggaaagaagaaaaaccaTTAGGGCCAGGGGCTTTATCATCTTTCATTGAGGAAAAAATGCTCTGGATTTCCTGTGGAGTTACAGGCTTCGTAAAATATCTATATTGGACAGGAAACAAGTCAATTTTTCCAATGTCAACATCATTAAGCTTGCTTGAAGGAGGGCCAAGAAGCTTCTTAAAGAGACTCACATCAAGCTCTTTAATAGCTTTAGTATCCTTTATCCTCACTCCATCATTCACCAAGCATCTAATGAAATTCCTTGCTGTCCTAATGCTTAAAGCTCTGTGGAAGAAGCTAGTATTTTGATCCCCATGATTGAGCCAAGAATTTCTAGATTTCTGCTTCATAAATGATTCCTCTGCATTACTTAATGAAAGATAATGATGCAAACATTCCTTCCCTCTGCTAATCAACTCAACACTAGGGGAGGAAAGAAGCTGACTTTGCACCTGCTCCAACTCCAGGGGCGTTGAAAGGTAACCAATGAAAGGTAATGATGCAAACAATCCCTCTCTTTGCTAACCAACTCAACACTAGGGAAGGAAAGAAGCTGACTTTCCACCTGCTCCAATTCTAGCATAGCTTTAACAACCCTTTGAGACAAGCAATTGCACTGATTACCATTTATCTTCTTCAAAGTAGCTTTTACTGCTTTTAGCTTATTACAAAGAATGAACATTGTTGAACCATGATACACACCATTGCAAGCTTCTCTAACCCAgtcaagaaaattttcattatcaGCCCAAAACCTAAAGAAATTGAAAGGCTTTGGACCAAAATTTGGTTTATCCTTAAAAGTAATCATGGAATAACAATGATTAGATACTCCACCTCCAAACTCTACTACCAACTGTCTAAATTGATTAAACTAAGCTAAATTAGCAAGAACTCTGCCCAACAGAAAGTTTAATAGTCTCCAAGTCTGTTCACAAAGCCCTTCTGTCCATACCATCATTTTGGGCATAAACAAAGGTACCCATTTAACTAATTGTAGCAGAGGAGATAGAGGTTCTGTTCACAGAACTCTACCCCTATAGAAGACTGCACCACTATGTGGATGCGCACCCTCACCACCCAACAAAAGTCCAAACTTTGTAaagcaaaaaatcaataaaaactcAGACTTATATCCATAAGAAGTCTAgctaagaagaaaaaacaaattagcTATAAAATCAGAACTCACAAAGGGTTAGCTGCATAtaaatttccaaaaaagaaaaaggaaattagtTCATACTTACAATAACAATCTCAAGACTGCAGCAGCCCTTATAGGATTCCAATAATTAGGATGCACCCTCCCCGCGtttacttcttttttggttgcGTTTAGTGTATTGTTTGGTCGGAACATGCTCTGTTACTTGCTCATAATGTTATATTTTAAGCttttacaaacaaacaaattcatgcacaaagaaacccaaaaaatatatgGAATTAAAATCAAAGTAAAGCACTTGGAATACCAGGTGGGAACCTGTGCCGCATCTCCTTGGTTGGATGGCGTGAGTCGATTTCCGTGTGGGTGGAGCGTTAGCGTTTGCATCCTGTGGCTGCTCAGCTTGGTCACCTTGCCCCTGCTCAACGTCACTTTCGTGTGGATGCGTGGCTTGTGGAACATGTATCAAGGTAGAGGAGGTAGGAGGTGATTGCGTCTGACTTGGGCTGGTAGACATGAGCTCAACATGGGGTGTTTGAAGGCTAGGGGTCGGTATAACTATCTGGGGGGAGCTATAGGACGGGGCCGTGGGTGAGTTGTGGTCAACGGTGGTGGTGTGTAGGGAGGACTCAAATTCAACATGGGTAAATAGCGAGTGAGATCCAGTGTCAATGGGAGGGATGGGTGGCATGGAACAGCTGGTTGTGTCCCTAGGGGTGGACACAGGTGGAACAGGGGTCACAGTGGCCAGAGGAGGGCTAGGGGCAAGTCGATGACGTGTCATTGGAGCAGTTGAGCTCGTACTGGGCCCTAAATTTGGTATTTCAGTCTGGTTTGCTCATTCATCATTGGTTGGCACATCGATACGATCAACCTCATCCACATCCTCAAGGGCCTTCTTAATGACCTTATATTCATAAGATTCTTCATTGAACCAGTTGAGGATAGCCAGTTGGGTTGCAAGCTGTCATTAAATCATGGGCATATATTAAGTACAACACATACATaacatcaaacacaacatataagtgaaaaattaattaatgcaCATTACCAAAATGTCCATCTTAGCACTAGCGCGGTCGATATACAGTCGAGTGATTCTACGATACCACACCATATATGGATGATGACGTGACATCACCTCCTCCATCCTGGGTGCATTACAAACGTACTCGTCACGATCATTCCACTTTTGAATATGGACTGCATGTTCCTCCGACTAATTTTTCTCTACCTTGCCTCTCGCATCTATTTTGTGCAAAGCATGATTGGTATTAGCATCTGTGGGTTGTTCCTGCTTTAGCCCAAACTGTCGCAGGACACGATCAGGTAGGTGGAACTCTACAAGCCAAAAACATATAAGTGGAATGGTTGACCTCCACATGTTACTTCCCTCAATGCTAAAACTAGGAGGAAGGTGGCTCAAGTCATTTTCGTATGGCTCCCACTTAACCTACAAAAGCCACCAAGTAAAGTAACCACATTCAGCTAATTTCCCATAATTTGCATAACAAGTACCACAATAGTTGgcaatgaaaaactttttgaagGGTTATGGACGTATAAATATTATACCTGGTCGGGCCGTGTTGTGGCAATTTGATTGCGATATGCGGAAAGCATGTGCGTGGGAGCATTCTTTGTACACATCGCCCCTGCCCACCTACAAGCAAGTAACATCGCATGGTCATTAGCATTAGCCGTTTACGTATAAAAATGTGGCATAATACATGGGTTTTACTAATTATGCAATAGATACTTACTGCATAGCAAGAGGaattggtggtagtggtggaCCATAAACACCCTCGGGTTGGGGCACCATTTGTGGGGACATATGTGGGAACCTGACATATATCCACAATTGGACTAAAATCAGTGGTCCGCCAATCTGCTTTGCCTTCTTGTCGGTTGCATTACACAACTATCTATTCAACCATGATAAGGctgcactaccccaactatacttGAGTGGATTACGAAGGTTCTGCATGAACTCTAACCACATGAGATGGACCCTATCTCTGGACTTGTCAAGAAATACCATATCCCCTAGTAGGGCTAGTATATAACAGCGAGCATACTAATGAATTTGAATCTCATTGGCATTCAGAGGCAGTGGTTGTCTGATTCTTTCAACAAGTGCGGGTATTAGAATCCTTTGACCTTTTAGCATAGTTTGAGGGCcatttggaatttgaattcCAAGCATTTCAGCACACACGTCTTCCCAAATTCTTTTAGAAGGCCCAACCATTGCCTCACCCTCGATGGGCAACCCCATGATAACTTCCACATCTTGCAATGTGATCGTCATCTCACCATGTGATAGGTGGAATGTATGGGTCTCTGGGCGCCATCGCTCTACAAATGCAGTGATCAGTGCATGGTCTAGTTGTATGGATGGGACCAAGTGCAGACCCTCTAGACCAAGCAACCTCACAATGGCAAGGACACGATCATCTACCATAGGATCTCGAAGTCTCAATTCTTCATGGCGACTTCGACAATCCAATGTGCCAGGAGGATCCTACAAATATTATAACAATAGATGAAAATCTTATgcaaatatttagtatttatggCTGATTAGTATTTATGGCTAATCTTATGCAAAAAACTCATGCAATTACCTGTCCCCCAGGGTTCCACAGTAACTCAGATCGATGTTTAACTTGTTCCGTCAATACACTACGATCAATGGGTCCAGGATCTATTGTCATGCTGCAAAAAGTTTATGTGTCATATCAGCTATAAATAATAGGGAGAAAGAAATAATTAGAAGACTTAAGGCATAACAAGAAAAGGAGATCAAAAAGTCAAGCTCAAGCATAAGATGGATAAAGAGGAGCTATGCTCTACTAGAACAATATTAATCAAGGGAAACAATACAAATGACTTGGCTTGAACTACCACATTCGTGTGCCCACCAACACAAAAATTGAAGCATTCCTCTGTAgatattgaaaaaattgaataaacgGTCAACAAACAACTGAATCATTCCTTTTCCCACCATTGAATAAAAGTTAGcacatcagaaaaaaaaatcattcctAACATATTTCAGTCAACCATTAATACATAAGAAACTTGTAAACTTCCTGTGTCCACCATCTCAAAAATTGAATCATTCCTAACATATTTCAGTCAAGCATTAGCAATCTACACAAATTAACTAAGATACTATTAAACTCATAGAAAAGCAATCATGATTTGGGCAGATTATATAGGTTTGAGGGAGAAAGAAATAATTAGAAGATTCAGATGCAtaacaagaacaaataaaaactaaacccaAATCTCCAAATCACTAAACctaaaaaccaaatcaaaacccatttcaaCCAATAATTAAAGAGAAACAAatcacatgagagagagagagagagagagagagagagagagagagagagagagagagagagagagagagagagaacgaacCTGCTGGTTGATGATGGACGGAGAAAACGGCGTAGGAAGAGAGAGACaccggagagagagagagaaagaagaacgacgtagaaagagagagacgccagagagagagagagagaagaacgaTGTAGAAAGAGGGCAAAATTTGGGAAGCAGTACAGTAAGGGAAAAATTTCAGAAACGCCGGAGAGAGACGCCAGtgtagaaagagagagacaccggagagagagagagagaagaacggCGTAGAGAGAGAAGACTGAAGGGCTGTAAATCGATTATAGGATACTCGGATTGcagttgtaaaatttttttttaactgcaaTGGAAGTCGAGTACAGTATACTCGACTTTTAATGGAAGTTGAGTATCCTATACTCAATTTTatggttttagtttttttaactGGAATAGAAGTCGAGTATATTATACTCGACTTTTAATGGAAGTCGAGTATCCTATACTCGATTTTAGTGGTTTCTACCTGgctttttcctctcttttttaatCCACGTCAGAACTATTTTTAGTAGGAAGTTGAGTTTAGTAAAATCGACTTTCAAAAAGAGTCcaactaacaaattaaatttgaaCGCATGCTTTCGTCCTAAAATTTTTCCCTTATTGTACTGTTTCCCAAATTTTGCGCTGAGAACCACCTTGCTTCTTGTTTTCAACAAATGTGCTGCAAAGTTATGGGATGGATTTAtgtatattgttttatttttcactttcttgaatttgaaataCATAGACAACCTTTTAGTTAATGAAGGTTGATTTTTAAAGTACCAGTCGGGGACTATGCTTTATGTGTACAAATTTGTAAAGGGCCAGCCTTATATATAGGAATTCAACTAGGTATTTGTCTTCACCCGCTAGTGATTTTTCATATTGTCTTCACAGCCCGCTATTAGTAGCGGCTCCAGAAATTTTGTTC
It encodes:
- the LOC142625272 gene encoding serine/threonine-protein phosphatase 7 long form homolog, producing MTIDPGPIDRSVLTEQVKHRSELLWNPGGQDPPGTLDCRSRHEELRLRDPMVDDRVLAIVRLLGLEGLHLVPSIQLDHALITAFVERWRPETHTFHLSHGEMTITLQDVEVIMGLPIEGEAMVGPSKRIWEDVCAEMLGIQIPNGPQTMLKGQRILIPALVERIRQPLPLNANEIQIH